Within Lytechinus pictus isolate F3 Inbred chromosome 7, Lp3.0, whole genome shotgun sequence, the genomic segment AGTGCATATGAAAGCGCGTACAGACGCCGCAAACGTGACATGATAGCAACGGCAAAAACACCTGCAGAGAAGTAAACTCCAGGACAGACTAAGATTAATTTGTGctcattttatcacatctaaCCTGAGATTAAAGTTAAGTACAGATGTGCAGCCCGAACACCCAAAATTTCCAACAACCACCCTTTGATGAGTAAACCTAAGAAGATGCAAATTTGCAACCCATGTGTTAACCATTTACTTTTGTTGCTTTTGGAAGGGGCCTTTTTAAAACTAATCAGTGTTTTTTAATACCAAGTAAATTGGAATGCAAATAAGTACTTTTTGACAATATATCGGTAAACCAAAGAAAAATTCCTCAAAAATTAATATGTAcaccaatttttaaaaaaggggcCATAGGTAAACAAGAGAGGCCAAAAAGGACCCTATTCGGGCCACACATCCCCGTACCCACCCTTTTACTAAGACCCCCTTCCCAGCATCAAACACGGGCTTTGTCCTCCATTCATATCACACAATTTCAAATTGGAGATAAAGAGGTGGTTATCAAATACGACTCAACACCAGTGAATGAGACTATAATATCATTGGTTATATTATAGTCTTAGGTGGGTGAGAATGATGTTGGCAGAGGTCAAATTAGAGTTATCTTGAAATAGcaaattttttacaaaaattttcATCCTTCAATACTAAAATCACTGTACATGTCAGTAGCATAAATTTAAGATCCCAATATTGGCGTAGAGATGATAAAAATCGATCtgcatgtcaaattttgatgaaaatgactttaaaaaagattttgttgttgctaattAATTCAGATTTTGTTCTGACAAACTTTTGCATTTCAATTTGCAAATATTatgtcctacatgtacaatgaactTACTGAACCTTGCAACTTACATGAACATGATCTGTAATCTTGTATTGAAAgcaattaatgtatttatgcTCTCCTgaacatttcacttttttgttgaGATATAAGGCTTTTATCATCTCAGCAATGATATGATGAAGGAAGCAAGTTTTCGTACGACaaagtaaatgaattaataataatattcatatttaaaagaaacaaatactTTTCCAGACATATTTGTAGTTTATTACTATTACTGCAAATtgtaaaaaatgttgatatagtTCACATCGCTCTAATTAATTAACATTAACATTAATCCCACTTACTGAAATGGGACAATCATAGTCTGAATTATCAGGTTTTCACCAAGCTattataatacatacatgtagaatggaTTTCAAATTGCATATTCACTACTGTAGGCAGGGCCTTAGTTAGAATTTTGGAGTTGCCCCTCATTTTTGAAAGAGTGCCTGTCCAAAATGGGCTGAATTTGTATAAAATGTTCATTACTTGCCCGTCAAAAAGGGAAGTTACCTGTCAAAGTGACGGGCATGGCATGGCCTGACTGTAGGTTTGAAAGAAGAGTGAAGCTGTTAGACATAAGCACCATTTTACCTGTTTCAACAGCACCTTTGAAGTTAAGGTATAGCCTCCAATCCACCTGCTTTTCAGCATAGTTCAGGACATGTCTGCAAAATTTCGGCCATGTGAGGAATAACTTATCTGCTGATTGTGGGAAAAGAATTCGGAAATCCTGGTCAACCTGTATAAAGACAAAGTTAAAATCGAATAGTTTTATGTTTTGTCATTAGTATAAAGAAAACCTGTTTTGTACATTCTATTTGCTCTATTAAAGTGGAAACTACAAGAATTACATATacataaaattgaataatttacTAAGCTGACTGGTCAAAAAATGGCTCTGCAAAAAATTTGAACGCAGGGAGCTAAAAAGTGTATAAGTTGTGAACTGTGAGAGCTGTGATATTTTGCCACCCTATGTAGACACCCCTATTTTTTTCACATCACATTACAGAACTGTGCCATCGTCTTAGAAATGCAAGCTGGCCTGAAGGAAAAacctgaaaatgtgaatgaatctGGGCTTTTAAAAGCCTTCAAAACGGGCTGAAATTAGATAAAAGTGCAAGATCAAGCTGGaaatcataaattaaaaaagcaGGAATTACTGCAAAAGCAGGAAGACTTTACTAGTCAGTACCATTGAAAACTTACCATTCCTTCTGTGTCAATTAAACGTGGAAACAACAGTAAAAGCTCTTGCACaggtttgtccttattgtctcTAATGTAGCCTGCCCTCGCCTTACAGGTATCCCTCATCCATGATCGAACTTGTTGCCTTGGCTCTTTGTGGTCCTGAAGCCACTTTATTTTTGCATCTACTTCCTCATCTCTatctaaatatgcaaataaattCAGGGAGTTAATGCATTATGCCTTTTTAGTTTATTTATAAGTCATGACAGTCACAAGCAAATGTTCCATTTCACCTGATGACAGTAAAAAATTAACacaagaaataaaacatgtggGCAGGCTGTGACAATTGGTTGCCTGATTGCCCTGGGCAATCATTTTTTGGTTTGGGCAACAATGATTAATATCAAATCGTAAGTTAGCTTGCATCAATGTTATCACTTAAGTTACACACATCCAAAAATTATACATGTCTTAAATAGTTACAAACCATAAACATATTCTGACTTTGGCTTTGCACAGACCGTTTTGTTATGCGGCTTGTTAGCAAGGTCAAGCAGTTTTAAGGCCAAGCTTGCCTGACCAGGCAAtcaagtgaagaaaaaatcgtCGCAGCCTGCATGATGCACGCTCAACCCCCAGGCTCATACACTGTAATGTGCATGGTGCTGAATAGATGAAGCATGTGAAGCCTTAAAGCACTAGGAGTTTATTTGTTAAGATGTCAAGAATTAACCACTTCCCTGAATATTTCTTGACTGATTTCACTATTTTGTACAAACAAAAAgggtacagaaaaaaaggaaggaactTGTGGCGCAGATCTCCAAAATATCATTCAGATCGATACGAAAAATTGCCTCATTTTCGTTACAGCGCAACTAATTTGTATATTCAGATGTCGCTTGAATGTGTCAGCATGATTGCTTAAACCCACTTTTTAAAAGACACTATACACATGCATGGGTATTATTTGAGACTAATTCTGTGTATGCTTCCCTGGCAGACACAAATACCCCTATTAGATCTCCATGACCAATTAACTAAGGTTATGTAATGTTCAGTTGTTATATTTCTTCCTTACCTGACGACAGATCCAGGTCTTCTGTATTAGGCAAGTTTGCTTGCACTTTCTTGTTGCTTTCTTTTGGCGTTCTGGCAGGATCACGATATCTGACGTTCCTTAGCCGCATTTCAATGTAACCTGATgaatcttttgttttgttttggctTGCTGGAGTGAACCAGGTCAACTTTAAAGTAAAAgagtaaaaaaagtaaaacaaaactatTGAATTTTAGAAGTAGAGATCACTGTTCATAAGAATTTGTATTACCCTTTGGGGTAACTGTACGGTCAATCAGATTTACCTTAATAAAGGCTTGCCCAATCTGAGACAATAACCTTTCAATGATTTAAGCATTTAGACTTTCAGTTGTATCAAGTTTCATCCACTTTTGTCTGGTTGAGTAAATAATAACCTGCTGCAGATAACGTGTTCAGGGGGTCATTTAGCATTAGCTGATATTAAGTATAAACAATGGTTATCTTGGTCATCATGAGCCTAAAGTCAATGATGAACATGGCTTGTAAATGGGTGATCCTATCTTTAACAAGTAACAATGTTACACACAATTTATCTAGCCATGAACTAACATAATGAACTCAAAACTTACGTAagcatcatgatcatcattgtcCAACGCAGGAAACTGGGTAACAATGCATTTTGCCATTGCCAATTTTTGCTCTGTTTTAGGCctttagaaaaatgaaaattgaatgtttaagaatattgttttaaaaggCTATATATATTAGAGATTAAATGCAATTCTTTGCAGGGAATAAATTACCtagtatcgcatcgcaatttgctttgcttttttgcagggctgCTACACAAAATTTACTttgtgtcacaattttttttccatgggattgtacataatttgttttaaatattttcccaTCTCCAAAAATTTCTAATCAAATCTGggaagcaaaattattccctgctttGAATTGTAGTCTGATGAACTTCTGCTTCATCGGTGATCTGCTTTGAGAATATCCTTTATATAGCAAAATTTTGATCCACCCATTTTCTGATTTTAGTAATTCCAAACTCCCATCCTTTAATAAAGCAGACAAACAGTGCAAGGTGTATGTATCACACCAAACTATTTCCAAGCACCTGCATAATACACATGTAATGTCAGCTCATTGCATGTATTTGTTATGTAAATGTGATAAACAATTCAAAAGCTGTGTTTAAATATCAACACACAAGTTTCAATTATgccatgaaaatgtaaaaaaatataaatttatgtgaaatttgTTAGATAagattacatgtatacaatttttataCCAAGTGTCTGGTTATTTCTGGTATGCAATGCACCAGTTAAGTTGATAATTAACTTTTGTGTCATCTACAAGAGAAAGGGATTGCTTTTGAAATGGTATGTATGTGTCTGTGGTCAAACTTTTAATCCTTGACATCTATTTGATCACTGGAGTCAATTGGTAAGGCAAATAAGCAAATAAACTACCACATAGTATAGCACATCTAAATACGCTAGCATTTCCTTTTTCTGCTCATAGGATTTTAGCTTACCACTTTGTATATGTCTCTATCAGGTGTGAGACCAATGTGTTCACTATCAATTTTCGTGAATTGTAGCTGATGCACCCTTCCTCCATCTCCTTTATAagctcctccccctctctccgtTTGGACAAGATGGCTCGTATGTCCTGCAGATCAGAAGTGATTACAAAGAAAGGTCATAAGTGGATGCTTTAAGTGATCCATGTATGTGCCGGGGCCTTCACATCTAGAATATGAGAGAGATACTATAGGAACAGGAACAAACAAGGAGCCTAGctagtacattttttttcttcattttgcgCCAACAATCGTTAAATGTGGTACCATCATCCAAATCGATAGTTTCTGGGATTGTTTtcataccttttttttaaattaatttcatatttttctaaaaaaCAGCCAATATGTGTCAAATAACTGCTTTACAAATCATGGgttttttggtttaaaaaaatgatttttgcctTTACtgacaaatattttgaaaaataggaatttaacttaaaaagaaaaaacaaaacataccCAAGAACTATCGATTTAGATGATGTTTACCCATTTTTTAcccaaaagtattttttctaggcttgttaaaaaaattggatAAATAACTTGCTGTTTTTGGTGAGTTTCTGAAAAGCAAGTTCTTAATCTAAAATCTGATGCTATAATTAGATTTCTTGtgaaatttccttttaaaaagtgTCTACATTTATTCAGCATACATTATCAGTTTTCAAGTtacaatgaaaacaattttacagaagTCGCAAGGCTCTGACCTCCCTTAATGTTGATTAAAAACTTACATGAGCCATCTTGATCTTTTTAGCCTCGGGTGGTTTGATGATAGATGTTGATGAACTGCTTGGGATAGACACTGACGAGTTGCTGGTGTTTGGGATATCTTCTGGTGGtttagatgttgatgatgaactGCTTCGGATAGACGTTGAGGAGTTGCTGGTGCTTGGGATATCTTCTGGTGGTTTGATGATAGATGTTGATGAACCACTTGGGATAGACAGTGAGGAGTTGCTAGTACTTGGGATATCTTCAGAGAACGTGCAATCTTCAGAGATCAATGATGGTCCCTCAAGTAGTGAAGTGCAGAACAGATGGTTATTAATACAGtaaatcattaaatttgttttcacaattcccAAAACAGAGTGCTCAATGGATTCCCAGagataatttattcaaaattccaaAAGTTCCAATCAGCATTTAATCACTATACTACTTATAGTTTCATACAAGAGTTGTACTAAGATCAGGTAGAATCACTAAATCTTTACAAAACTCCCTAGCTGGTTTACAAGCTCTTTCAGGAGTTCCTGAGCTATTGAGCTACTCAAACATGAAGGTCTATGTactcctttgttttttttttggtctgtttgtttttatgtcaaagcatcgacttttttttttaaactaagaGTTTCTATTACATGTAAAACTTGAAAACttatatacagtattaacaTCCAAGTTTTTAGACCAAAAATTTGGATCCTGCATGTCCGTCAAAGTGTCAAGTTACATTGCTATGAACAGCAAGCAGTCATAAAGGAAGTGAGTTGTGAGTTGAAATTGTAACGAATTAATCAGATTTCTTCACATGCACAATGTGTATGCAGGTCAGAAACTCTACatgcaaacaaaaaatgttatctaCATTGTGCATGTGTGCTGTGCACCCTCTACATGTGCATTGTATATCGAGCTCTGGCTCAAAATTAATGGTTTGTGACCTGCAGTAGATTGAAAATCCTGTTTTAGTAACTTAgcaaaataaatcaatctttTTTGCGATTGAATTACTCACCTACAACATACATCTTGTGCTTATGTAATACaagtcatcatcgtcatcataggATTTAGTAGCATGCAGGGGATTAGAGTCAATCAAATTCTCAACTTGAACCACAGTTATTTCCTTTGGCTCTTTAGGTTGTACCGCATAAGCATGGAAGTGTCTTTTAAATCCATATGTATGCCACAAATGGCACACAAGAAAAACTGTTGTACCAACTGCAAGCACTGTTCTCACATTTCCAAATTGGGCATCTCCATTGTCATTTTTGCTAACTGCCACCATCATATTTTCACGATACTCAGTACCATAAACCTTGCACCACTGTGCAACATATATATCATCATATAAAGGTATGCTACATGTCTGAGATATAATTTCAGCACCTTCCAATGATGCTAACATCACAGATAAACCAGGACCTGTTTCAACAGATTTCTGTGTCATTGTCTGATTGCTTAATACGTTATAGCAAAGCTGCATTTGGTTTCTGTAGGCTAGAGTTTTGGCAATATTTCTGAAATTGCACACAATGTGTGCCAAACGTTTAGAAAAGTTGTGCTTTCCTTCGAAACGCATCAcccaataaataatgagaggTCCAAGCAGCTGCATTGCTGAAGGGTAGTGGCTCATGAAGTGGTGTTTCGGCTTCAGATCACGATCAGGAAAGAGTTGCAAAAAGAGCATGTGGTGGTCTCTAATTAATTGTGCCAAGAACAAGGTATGTCCCTTGCTTATCTTAGATGAAAAAATGATATCCATACATTGTTTCAAAGCTACGATAAGTTCCCAGTGCTCATCATCTTCTTGAATAAGATCTGCAAGCATAACTCCAATATGACGGACAAGGCACCACATTTGTGCTGCATGCTGTCCTGCAGCACCATCAGGAAAACGAAGCTGATTGCTAGTGAAGGGGCAGGGTTTGTTACTTGCATCAGGTAGGCCGTAATTGAAACTCGTAATCCTGGCATTTAATGTTTCTAATGTAAAAGCTTGTTTTCTGATAAGTTCATGCAGCACCAATTTCACCTCCAAGGGGCACACTCCCTCTAGCATGTCATGCATGATGTCTGGTGCTCTGTTGTCTAGAGTATGAAAGTGTGTCAATTCATTCAAGATACATGGTGATTTTATACCAGTCTCTTGTAAGCTATTCCTATTAAGGTCCAGTTGATAATTCTCAGGTGTCCGCATTACTTCTTTTCTTTCAAGTAAAGCATGCTTTATGTCAGCACGTGGCATTCGGCAAGTTCTGCATGGAAAGTTTGCTGTGAAGCCCTCGCTGAAACCAAACAATGAGTGAATCCCTAGATTGTCTCCTACTACTTGTGCTATCCCAACCTTTACAACTCCATCAAGAGTGTCGGTATGAATGGCTATACCATCTGACTCAAGCACCTTCAGATCTTTCAGCAATTGTGACAAAATCACAGGATATCCATAAAGTTTTGCGTCACTTGAATTGAACAGCATCAACAAATATATGTTTGCTAAAGTTGACCGGTATTGAGGTGGTACACTAGCAATTTTGAAATACACTCCTGTCAGTTTGTGAGTCCCAGACTTAGGACTAAGAGGGTTGGTAACCTCGAAGTCATCTACATACAGAATTAGTTTGATTGTACGAGTGCTAGATAAAAACCTACTTTGCCTGCAGAAAAAACCATCTTGAAAATCATGCATCATACCATCTGTGCTTGGTACATAGCTTACAGCTAGTTTCATAAGATCTGTTTTTTCAAGCAATAAGGTTATTAGCTTTTTAATTGGAATGTACTGGCATGTGATAGTCTTCATAACCTGCTGCACATTGCCTGTTAAACGGTTATTACATGGATAATATGCAATACCTATTGTAGTTTGTTCAGGCTGAATAAAAGCTGCACTGTTCTTGAAGAATTTCTTCTGCTTGTATTGACTTTCCATGTTATCAAACGGGTGG encodes:
- the LOC129258220 gene encoding uncharacterized protein LOC129258220 isoform X2 yields the protein MDDFVKEKLVMWGLERFLENFEEQEIDQETLLLLDDQAVKADLIKPLGPRSKLLQRIKELKGPSLISEDCTFSEDIPSTSNSSLSIPSGSSTSIIKPPEDIPSTSNSSTSIRSSSSSTSKPPEDIPNTSNSSVSIPSSSSTSIIKPPEAKKIKMAHDIRAILSKRREGEELIKEMEEGCISYNSRKLIVNTLVSHLIETYTKWPKTEQKLAMAKCIVTQFPALDNDDHDAYLTWFTPASQNKTKDSSGYIEMRLRNVRYRDPARTPKESNKKVQANLPNTEDLDLSSDRDEEVDAKIKWLQDHKEPRQQVRSWMRDTCKARAGYIRDNKDKPVQELLLLFPRLIDTEGMVDQDFRILFPQSADKLFLTWPKFCRHVLNYAEKQVDWRLYLNFKGAVETDEQEVNLSLQVLPMLFPPGKKKGAKGRSGSSTMDEARKAFVQRKEIGTNIPGFLDQKTQTQPFVLIQGEIDKPEQVFVVVENSTIPCTSLLKGIDICMKLVYILDMDYAWQCQHVWDFLQKNVYKLGQVKGRGTSVPAVTLLKTYLENKVKEV
- the LOC129258220 gene encoding uncharacterized protein LOC129258220 isoform X1 produces the protein MEYNCTCPKCGELIDGGSKAILWHLQNRHGVIKGRIFTESIVCMQEGCQRTFSGRTEQFKRHLMSHACTREPHGHVPPRPHGNFDNAADVDAGNDFAENIDVDIDPTEGDAEMWDYFGEDEIKERAVMLVAGLLANSSIVHTTVNEVVEKSASLVKDTCMYIKYKVQKFGAETGLEENDEFQSLLLDIDMVSHPFDNMESQYKQKKFFKNSAAFIQPEQTTIGIAYYPCNNRLTGNVQQVMKTITCQYIPIKKLITLLLEKTDLMKLAVSYVPSTDGMMHDFQDGFFCRQSRFLSSTRTIKLILYVDDFEVTNPLSPKSGTHKLTGVYFKIASVPPQYRSTLANIYLLMLFNSSDAKLYGYPVILSQLLKDLKVLESDGIAIHTDTLDGVVKVGIAQVVGDNLGIHSLFGFSEGFTANFPCRTCRMPRADIKHALLERKEVMRTPENYQLDLNRNSLQETGIKSPCILNELTHFHTLDNRAPDIMHDMLEGVCPLEVKLVLHELIRKQAFTLETLNARITSFNYGLPDASNKPCPFTSNQLRFPDGAAGQHAAQMWCLVRHIGVMLADLIQEDDEHWELIVALKQCMDIIFSSKISKGHTLFLAQLIRDHHMLFLQLFPDRDLKPKHHFMSHYPSAMQLLGPLIIYWVMRFEGKHNFSKRLAHIVCNFRNIAKTLAYRNQMQLCYNVLSNQTMTQKSVETGPGLSVMLASLEGAEIISQTCSIPLYDDIYVAQWCKVYGTEYRENMMVAVSKNDNGDAQFGNVRTVLAVGTTVFLVCHLWHTYGFKRHFHAYAVQPKEPKEITVVQVENLIDSNPLHATKSYDDDDDLYYISTRCML